The Geobacter metallireducens GS-15 region CGGCTGGTGGCCCGAGGGGTACCAGGGGAACAATGGCTGGGCCATCGGCAAAGGAGAGGTCTACGACGACCTCGATTACCAGAACGAAGTAGAGGGACGGGCCATCTATGACCTGCTGGAGAAAGAAGTGGTCCCCCTCTTCTACGACCGGGGCCCCGACGGCATCCCCCGCGGCTGGCTCGCCTTCATGAAGGCAAGCCTCCAGACCCTCTGCCCCCTTTTCAGCACCGAGCGGATGGTTCAGGAGTACACCAGGACCATGTACCGTCCCTCCTTCGCCCACTGGGAGATGCTCTCGGCGGACGGCCTGGCCCTGGCAGTGGATCTCGCCGGCTGGAAGGGGGATATCCGCCGCACCTGGCACCAGGTAAGGATTGCGGGGATCGAAGCCAAGACCCCCACCGAGGTCCCGTTGGGGGCGGTAATTCCGGTGACGGTGAACATTATCCTCGGCGACATCCCCCCCGACCAGCTTTCCGCGGATCTCTACTGCGGGGTCCTGGACTCCCGAGGGAACATCGTCGGAGGAGAACTGGTTCCCCTTGCCTGGGAAGAAGCGACAGGGGACGGTGCCCACCGCTTCTACGGCGAGATCGAGAGCCGCTTCTGCGGCAGGCACGGCTTCATGGTGCGGGTCATGCCCCGCCACCCGAAGCTGGGGCCGGTCTACGAGCAGGGAAGTATTGCGTGGGGGTGAAGACCGGGACCGGGGATCGGGGATCGGAAACATCCCGGTCGCGCAGCCTGGGGTCTCTCCCTTCAAGTTTCTGCCGTTTCGGCCGATACGTATGACATGATCATCACCCAGGACATAGCCCGGATCGCCCAGGCCCTCCTCAAAGACACCACCGGTTCCCTGGTGGAGGCCACCTGGCAGTCCCTTACCCCCCTTAACCTCACGCCGGGACAGATGGTCCACGGCGAGGTCATGGCGAACTTCGCCAACAGCCGCTACCTGGTGAGAATCGCCAACGAGCTCCTCCACATGGAGCTTCCCCTCAACCTCCAGCCGGGCCAGGCAGTGGAGCTCACCTACGTCACCGACGAGCCCCGGCTGGTCTTTTCCCTGTCGAAGTCGGGCAATTCCGCGACGCCCGTCCAGATCAGCGACACAGGGCGCTGGCTCAACACCCTGGCCCAGGGGACCGGCGGCACACAGGCCGCGAGCTCTCTCCCCCGCCCTTCCCTCGTAATCTCGGGCCCTCCCCGGGACCCGGCCCTCCTGGCCGAGGGGTTGAAGAACGTCCTCAGCCGGAGCGGAGTCTTCTACGAATCCCACCTGGCCCAGTGGGTGCAGGGGGAATATCCCCTTACCGACCTCCTCCGGGAGCCCCAGGGGCAACTCTCCCCCCTTGCCGGCCGGCTCCCGGCCGAGGGAAACGGGGCAACCACGACACTTCATGGCGTCCGGGTTTCTCCTGGCGAGACGCCACCGGCGCCGGCGCCTCCAGCTGTGACGCCAGGACTACCTCTCGAGGAAGGCGTCACTCCACCCCCCCCACGAACCATCGCGGAGGGGAGTCCGTCCGCACCAGGGAACGCCGCCCCCGACGCGGCACCCCGGCAGGGGGAAACTCCGCCCTCTCCCGACACCCCGAAAGGGGGCCAGACGACCTCAGCAGCGCCCCGAGACCCCCTTCCCCAAACGGCTATTTCGCCCCAGAACCAGCCCCAGGCCCCGGGACGGCCAGGAGCGCCTGCACCTCTCCCTGCGGAGCCTCAGGGAGGCGTGGCCACGACCTCACCAGACCCCGAGACCGTCGACGCACCGCCGGCCGCCCCGCAAAACGCAGCGGCACCGACCGGAGCCCCCCTGCCAAAATCTGTTGGTGAGGTTCCCGGTCAACAGCTTGCAACGACGGTTCTCCAGGGGGGGCAGCCACCTCAACCGCGGGACACCGTTGTCCCGAACCCTACGGAATTCGGGCACCCCGCCCCGGCATCATCACCGGACGCACGCCCCCAGACAGAAGGCCACCCACAGTCCCTCCTTAGGGACGGAGCAGCAGCCACATCCCCCGGCAGGGCGTCCTCTCCTCCCCCCCTCCCCGGAACGCCGGAGGGAGGAGCACGAGTTGTAATTCCCGGAGAGACCGCGCCAACCAGCCGGGGCGCAATGGGCCGGCTGGGGGAGCCACCGCCTCCCGCAGGCATTGAGTCCCAGACCATCCCCATCATCAAGGAGCAGCTCACCACCCTCACCACCGGCGTCTTCACCTGGTTCGGCCAGGCCTGGCCCGGCCAGGACATGGAATGGAAGGTGGAGGAGCGGGAGGCGGAAGGGGGTAAGGGGGAGCGGTCGTGGCTGACCGAGGTGGCCGTGGAGTTGCCAAGCCTGGGGGCTGTCCGGGCAACCCTCCGTGCGGGAAAGGAGGGGATCGGTGTGACCCTGGTTGCGGAAGACGGACGGACGGCGGAGATTCTTGCGGCAGGGCAGAATGGCCTTGATGAGCGGTTCGACGCCGCAGGGCTGCGGCTCGGCGGTTTTACGGTGAGAGATGGATCACAGTGAGCGGGAAAAAAAGGCGGTGGCCCTCTCCTACCGGGAGGGGCAGTATGCGCCGCAGGTGGTGGCAAAGGGGCACGGTGTGACCGCCGAGGCGATCATCGCCTGCGCCCGGGAGGCCGGTGTGTTCGTCCATGAGTCGCCGGCCCTTGTGAGCCAGCTCATGCAGGTGGACATCGACCACTACATCCCCCCCGAACTCTACCGGGCGGTGGCGGAGCTGCTCGCCTGGCTCTACTGGCTGGAGCAGGAGGAGGGACGCGACGGGAAACCGTGACCTGGCGTGAGGCGGTCTTTTGTGTTGCCCGCGAGGGAAAAACCCGTTATTCTTCGGGGTCGTCTCTCACGATTCCAGAAAGAAAGACCGCTCGATGCAACGCATAGTCCTCCTGCTGTTCATACTCGGCACGTCCCTCCTGGCGGCCTGTACCACCATGGTCCCCCGGGAGAAGCTCCCCTACCCTATCACCGACGCCAGCTTCGGCGACCCGGTCAAGGTGGTGACCATTCCGCTGCCGGTCATCGCCACAAGCCCCAACGAGGGGGCCATCCTCGGCGGGCTGACTGCCTTCCTCCTCCATAACGCCCGGGACGAGGTGAACACCCTCATCGCCCCCCAGGTGAACTACAACGCGAACTTCGGCACCACCTTTTCCCTCTACGGCGCCTTCTTTCCGCTCCCCAACCGGAATTGGGAGTTCAACCTCTCCACGTCCACCAAAGTCAACGAGGACTACGAAGTCAGGCTCCGGGACAAGACCTTTCTTGACGGCAAGCTGGAGACCAACGCCTTCATCTACAACTTCACCGACGGCTCGGCCCGGTTCTTTGGCTTCCAGTCGGACAGCAGAAAAGAGGACGAGACCAACTACGCCGACAAGGAATACGGCTTCACCCTGGGGGTCGGCTACGACATCATCGACCACCTCCAACTGGTCGTCGGCGAGCGTTTCCGTCAGGTCTCCATCAGACGCGGCGCCGTTTCAAAACTCCCCTCCATCCGCGACCGCTTCACCGACAGCCAGGTGCCGGGAATCAACGGTTTCACCGCCCATGCCCAGAAGCTCTCCCTCATCTACAACACCCTCGATTCCCGCGACATGCCCACCCGAGGGCTCTACGCCAAGGCAGCCATCGAAGGAAGCGCGGAGTTCCTTGGAAGCGACGCCAGCTACCGCCACTACGAGGCAGAACTCAAAGGGTATTTCCCCCTGAAGGAAGCCCGTTACATCACTGTGGCGCGGGTTGCCTACAACCAGACCCTGGGGAGCGACGTCCCCTTCCTGGAGCGGAGTATCCTCGGCGGCGAGTCCACCCTGCGGGGGTACGGCCGCAACCGCTTCATCGATTCCAGCTACTTCCTCTGCAACCTGGAGGAGCGGATCCGTCTCTTCCGCTGGAGCGTCTTCGACGTAAACACCGACTGGGAAGTGGCTCCCTTCATCGACCTGGGGGCGGTGATGGAGTCCCTGGACAAAACCAGAAGCAAAAACTTCGAGTTCAACCCCGGCATCGGTTTCCGGGCAGTGGTCCGCCCCAACATCGTGGGACGGGTCGACATCGGCGTCGGCAACGACGGGCCAGCGGTCTTCGTGGGGCTGGGGTATCCGTTCTAGACCATCCTCCCACGATCCCGCATAACCGATCCCTGCCGTGTCACCCGCCGCGTCAGCTCGGCATCGACGGCATCAAGCACCTCCCCCTTCCGCAAGGACCAATCCGGCGCCACCAGGTGGTCAGCGGGGGCATCCCCCACAAGGCGATGGATGACGATGCGGGGATCGAGCCGTTCCAGGAAATCGCAGACGATATCCACGTAGGCGTCCCGCTCCAGGCACCGCACCTCTCCCCGCCGGTACATCTCCTCAAGCACTGTCCCCTTCATCACGTGGAGCTGGTGAAGCTTCACCCCCTCCACGCCGAGTCCGTTCAGTATTTCAGCAGTTGCCAGCATCTCCTCCCGCGACTCCCCCGGCAGCCCCAGGATCACATGGGCGCAGACCCGGATTCCCCGCTCCCGGCTCCAGACCACGGCATCGGCAAAGGCGGCGAAGTCATGGCCCCGGTTGATGAGCGCCAAGGTCCGATCCAGGGGGGATTGAAGACCCAACTCCAGCCAGAAGTAGGTGCGGCGGGCATACCCGGCCAGGAGATCGAGAACCTCGGAGGGGAGGCAGTCGGGGCGGGTGCCGACGATGAGGCCAGCCACGTCGGACACTGCCAAGGCCTCTTCGTAGAGGAGGCGGAGCCGCTCCACGGGGGCGTAGGTGTTGGAGTAGGCCTGGAAGTAGGCGAGAAACTTCGCGGCGCCGTAACGGCGGGCGAGGAATTCCTTCCCATGGAGGAGCTGGCGGGTGACGGAGAGCTCGGGCCTGATGCCGAAGGAGCCGGACCCCTTGCCGCCGCAGAAAATGCACCCACCGGTACCGACTGCGCCGTCCCGGTTGGGACAGGTGAAACCGGCATCCACCGAGATCCGCTGGACCCGGCAACCGAATATGTGGCGCAGCTCGTCGGAGAAGGCGGTATAGCGCCGCTCGGTCACTTGACCACCTCGAAAACCTTCAGCTTATCGTTCCACGTATACCCCGCGCCGCTCCAGATGGTCTCGATGGTCTTCCAGTCGAGGCCGAGACCCCTCATCTCTTCGCACAGGTAGTAGGCGGGCATGATCTCGTTGTCGTCAATCCTGCCGTCGCCATTGGTGTCGGCCCAGTGGCGGCCATTGACGACAATCCGCGCCGGACCGCCGATGATCCCCCGGCGGGTTGCCTTCCCGTGGCTCAGGATGACCTCTCCGCCAAAGTCGGCCTGGCTCCCCAGGAGAAGCGTCCGGGGCGCCGTGAGGGTATACGAAATGGTGACAGGACCGGTACCGCCGGGGGGGATGAGCCATTTCACCTCCCGTTCCCCCGCCTCTCCTGCCACCGGGGGATTGGAGGCAACAAACCGCCAGCCGGCAGGAATCCGCTCCTTGACGATGAATCCGCTCTTCTCTCCGTCGCGCCGGTCCACCTTCACCTGAACCGGAACGAGCTGTCCCGGTGCTCCAAAGGGGGGGAGAACCCTGGTCGCCACCAGCTCGGCGGCGCCACGGCGCGAGAGGACGGCCCCCACAATCAAGGCGACCAGGAGGGTGCCAAGGCCCACGGCGAGGACAAGGGGCGCTAGACGCTGTTTCCGCGGCGACAGGAGCACGGGAACGGCTTCCGGCTCCGGTTCCGGCTCGGAAACCGGCTCCGGCTTGAGAATTTCCTCAAGGGAAACCTCCAGGGCCGTTGCCACCTTCTCGGCGTTGTCACGCTTGATGGTGGGGTAGCGGTTGTTCTCCCACCGGGAAATAGTGTCGGTGGTGACTCCCACCACGCTCGCCACGTAGAGCTGGGTCAGTTTCTTGGCTTCGCGTATCCTTTTAATGGCCGTACCGTCGATGGCGACGATCGGGGGCACACTCCGTTCGCGTTCACTCTTTTCGTCCTGGGTTTCCATGGGGTGGCATTGTAGCAGGTTTTCCGAAAGTCACGGAAGCATTTTGCGTTCAGACGCCAGGTGCTCAGCCACGGGCAAGAAACTTGCAGTACTGGATTCCCGTCCCGGGGTAATGCCCTGGGCAAAGCCTTCCTAAGGAGCTGACGCGATGGAACGTAAAATTCATGCCGCAGCTGTGGTGGCCATACTGATCCTCGGTGCCGGAGCCGCCAGCGCCATCGAGACCATTACCTTTCCGAACCGGATCGGCCAGGTGAGCTTCCCCCACAAGAAGCACCAGGATGCCCTGGGCCAGTGCCGGGGATGTCACGAAAAGGGACCGGGAGAGATCGACGGCTTCGACAAGGTGCTGGCCCACGGCAAAGGGTGCAAAGGGTGCCACGAAGCCATGAAGAGGGGACCGGTCCTCTGCAAGGGATGTCACGGAGGTGGCTAACTCGTTGATTTTTTGTCTATGACGACCCGACATCGGGTCACATTCCGGTCGATATCGATACCAGAGGCATGGGATATCCCATACAATGACCCCATGCGGTTACACCACCACACACCGAAAGGAGATGTACCATGAAGCAACTGATTGCAGCAGTAGCCCTCACCATCTTTGCCGCCGGGGCGGCCATGGCGGCCGACACCCTCACCTTCCCCGCCAAGAACGGCAACGTGAGCTTCGGCCACAAGAAGCACCAGCAAGTAGCGGGAAGCTGTAAGGCATGCCACGAAAAGGCCCCCGGCAAGATCGAAGGGTTCGGCAAGGACTGGGCCCACAAGACCTGCAAAGGGTGCCACGAGCAGAAGAAGGCCGGCCCCACCAAGTGCGGTGAGTGCCACAAGAAGTAATCTCTTCGGCCGAATCAGCCGGAACAGGGGGCGGAGCGATCCGCCCCTTTTTTCATTGCCCCCTCCCCCCAAACCCGATATTCTCGACCGGATGAAGCGGTACTTTTCAGAGCAGGCCATCCTCGACATGCGGGCCGCCATCGCGGCGGCGGGGGGAAACGAAGTCTTCTTCCTGGGGCGCACCGACGAAAACCGGATCGTGACCGAGGCGGAGCCCCTGGCCCGGGGGAACCGGGACGCGGTTGCCGCCATCATGATCGCCACCAGCTTCGGCGACGTGGTGATCCACAACCACCCCTCAGGGAACCTTGACCCCTCCCAGGCCGACATCGAGATCGCATCCCTCCTGGGGAACCAGGGAGTCGGCTTTTCCATCGTGGACAACGCCGTGGAGCGGTGCTATCAGGCGGTGGCCCCCTTTGCCCGGCGGGAGACAGAGCGGCTGTCATTCCCCGAGATCGAGCGGATTTTCGCGCCGGCCGGGGTCCTGGCAGCCAATCTCCCCGGTTACGAGCACCGGGAAGAGCAGCTCCGGATGGCCTTTGCCGTCACCGAGGCGTTCAATGACGACCGGGTGGCGGTCATCGAGGCCGGCACCGGCACCGGCAAATCCCTCGCCTATCTCGTCCCGGCGGTGCTCTGGGCCATCCGCAACAAGGAGCGGATCGTCGTCTCCACCAACACCATCAACCTCCAGGAACAGCTCATAAAAAAAGACATTCCCTTCCTCCAGCGCCACGCCGGGGTCCAGTTCCGGGCAGTCCTCGTGAAGGGTCGCTCCAACTACCTCTGCCTCCGGAAACTGGCCGGAGTCAAAAGCGAACCATCCCTCTTCGCCGATGACCCGGCGGCCGGGGAACTGGAGGCGATCATCGCCTG contains the following coding sequences:
- a CDS encoding flagellar hook-length control protein FliK, which codes for MIITQDIARIAQALLKDTTGSLVEATWQSLTPLNLTPGQMVHGEVMANFANSRYLVRIANELLHMELPLNLQPGQAVELTYVTDEPRLVFSLSKSGNSATPVQISDTGRWLNTLAQGTGGTQAASSLPRPSLVISGPPRDPALLAEGLKNVLSRSGVFYESHLAQWVQGEYPLTDLLREPQGQLSPLAGRLPAEGNGATTTLHGVRVSPGETPPAPAPPAVTPGLPLEEGVTPPPPRTIAEGSPSAPGNAAPDAAPRQGETPPSPDTPKGGQTTSAAPRDPLPQTAISPQNQPQAPGRPGAPAPLPAEPQGGVATTSPDPETVDAPPAAPQNAAAPTGAPLPKSVGEVPGQQLATTVLQGGQPPQPRDTVVPNPTEFGHPAPASSPDARPQTEGHPQSLLRDGAAATSPGRASSPPPLPGTPEGGARVVIPGETAPTSRGAMGRLGEPPPPAGIESQTIPIIKEQLTTLTTGVFTWFGQAWPGQDMEWKVEEREAEGGKGERSWLTEVAVELPSLGAVRATLRAGKEGIGVTLVAEDGRTAEILAAGQNGLDERFDAAGLRLGGFTVRDGSQ
- a CDS encoding EscU/YscU/HrcU family type III secretion system export apparatus switch protein, whose protein sequence is MDHSEREKKAVALSYREGQYAPQVVAKGHGVTAEAIIACAREAGVFVHESPALVSQLMQVDIDHYIPPELYRAVAELLAWLYWLEQEEGRDGKP
- a CDS encoding BamA/TamA family outer membrane protein translates to MQRIVLLLFILGTSLLAACTTMVPREKLPYPITDASFGDPVKVVTIPLPVIATSPNEGAILGGLTAFLLHNARDEVNTLIAPQVNYNANFGTTFSLYGAFFPLPNRNWEFNLSTSTKVNEDYEVRLRDKTFLDGKLETNAFIYNFTDGSARFFGFQSDSRKEDETNYADKEYGFTLGVGYDIIDHLQLVVGERFRQVSIRRGAVSKLPSIRDRFTDSQVPGINGFTAHAQKLSLIYNTLDSRDMPTRGLYAKAAIEGSAEFLGSDASYRHYEAELKGYFPLKEARYITVARVAYNQTLGSDVPFLERSILGGESTLRGYGRNRFIDSSYFLCNLEERIRLFRWSVFDVNTDWEVAPFIDLGAVMESLDKTRSKNFEFNPGIGFRAVVRPNIVGRVDIGVGNDGPAVFVGLGYPF
- a CDS encoding TIGR01212 family radical SAM protein (This family includes YhcC from E. coli K-12, an uncharacterized radical SAM protein.), producing the protein MTERRYTAFSDELRHIFGCRVQRISVDAGFTCPNRDGAVGTGGCIFCGGKGSGSFGIRPELSVTRQLLHGKEFLARRYGAAKFLAYFQAYSNTYAPVERLRLLYEEALAVSDVAGLIVGTRPDCLPSEVLDLLAGYARRTYFWLELGLQSPLDRTLALINRGHDFAAFADAVVWSRERGIRVCAHVILGLPGESREEMLATAEILNGLGVEGVKLHQLHVMKGTVLEEMYRRGEVRCLERDAYVDIVCDFLERLDPRIVIHRLVGDAPADHLVAPDWSLRKGEVLDAVDAELTRRVTRQGSVMRDRGRMV
- a CDS encoding helix-turn-helix transcriptional regulator, which translates into the protein METQDEKSERERSVPPIVAIDGTAIKRIREAKKLTQLYVASVVGVTTDTISRWENNRYPTIKRDNAEKVATALEVSLEEILKPEPVSEPEPEPEAVPVLLSPRKQRLAPLVLAVGLGTLLVALIVGAVLSRRGAAELVATRVLPPFGAPGQLVPVQVKVDRRDGEKSGFIVKERIPAGWRFVASNPPVAGEAGEREVKWLIPPGGTGPVTISYTLTAPRTLLLGSQADFGGEVILSHGKATRRGIIGGPARIVVNGRHWADTNGDGRIDDNEIMPAYYLCEEMRGLGLDWKTIETIWSGAGYTWNDKLKVFEVVK
- a CDS encoding cytochrome c3 family protein, with product MERKIHAAAVVAILILGAGAASAIETITFPNRIGQVSFPHKKHQDALGQCRGCHEKGPGEIDGFDKVLAHGKGCKGCHEAMKRGPVLCKGCHGGG
- a CDS encoding cytochrome c7: MKQLIAAVALTIFAAGAAMAADTLTFPAKNGNVSFGHKKHQQVAGSCKACHEKAPGKIEGFGKDWAHKTCKGCHEQKKAGPTKCGECHKK